One part of the Malus sylvestris chromosome 2, drMalSylv7.2, whole genome shotgun sequence genome encodes these proteins:
- the LOC126591148 gene encoding heavy metal-associated isoprenylated plant protein 27-like isoform X1 has protein sequence MGFLSKVSELGEWHRSSKKLKKSKQLQTVEIKVKMDCEGCERRVKKSVQGMKGVTEVEVDPKQSKLTVIGYVDPDKVLHRVRHRTGKKAELWPYVPYDVVPHPYAPEAYDRKAPPGYVRNVLKDPEASALARASSTEVKYTTAFSDENPNACVIM, from the exons ATGGGTTTTCTCAGTAAAGTCTCTGAGCTTGGAGAGTGGCATCGCAGTAGTAAAAAGCTCAAAAAGAGCAAGCAATTGCAG ACGGTGGAGATTAAAGTGAAGATGGACTGTGAAGGGTGCGAGAGAAGAGTGAAGAAGTCAGTGCAAGGCATGAAAGGAGTCACGGAGGTTGAGGTGGACCCCAAGCAGAGCAAGCTCACTGTGATTGGCTATGTGGACCCCGATAAAGTGTTGCATCGTGTCAGGCATCGAACGGGGAAGAAGGCTGAGCTCTGGCCTTATGTGCCGTACGATGTCGTTCCGCATCCCTACGCCCCGGAGGCATATGACAGGAAGGCCCCACCTGGGTACGTACGGAACGTGCTGAAGGATCCGGAGGCTTCGGCTCTCGCTCGTGCAAGCTCCACTGAAGTGAAGTATACGACGGCGTTTAGTGACGAGAATCCAAATGCTTGTGTGATCATGTAG
- the LOC126591148 gene encoding heavy metal-associated isoprenylated plant protein 27-like isoform X2, with translation MDCEGCERRVKKSVQGMKGVTEVEVDPKQSKLTVIGYVDPDKVLHRVRHRTGKKAELWPYVPYDVVPHPYAPEAYDRKAPPGYVRNVLKDPEASALARASSTEVKYTTAFSDENPNACVIM, from the coding sequence ATGGACTGTGAAGGGTGCGAGAGAAGAGTGAAGAAGTCAGTGCAAGGCATGAAAGGAGTCACGGAGGTTGAGGTGGACCCCAAGCAGAGCAAGCTCACTGTGATTGGCTATGTGGACCCCGATAAAGTGTTGCATCGTGTCAGGCATCGAACGGGGAAGAAGGCTGAGCTCTGGCCTTATGTGCCGTACGATGTCGTTCCGCATCCCTACGCCCCGGAGGCATATGACAGGAAGGCCCCACCTGGGTACGTACGGAACGTGCTGAAGGATCCGGAGGCTTCGGCTCTCGCTCGTGCAAGCTCCACTGAAGTGAAGTATACGACGGCGTTTAGTGACGAGAATCCAAATGCTTGTGTGATCATGTAG